From the genome of Malus sylvestris chromosome 6, drMalSylv7.2, whole genome shotgun sequence, one region includes:
- the LOC126627354 gene encoding uncharacterized protein LOC126627354, producing MSEPGSSSDEGSSSFSSKSESAMSESSGSLLESCTRETLDDLPNRRTLAIASSSSMALGEGVVFDAIPIVRSEFTADHLKNNLLNNEKQVEALRQSCNIPRSVGIRLVHDEEWLSEPPQGHVMFYTQILLTLGVRLPLHPWLQKMLSLIGYAPGQLNPGFWDTLIGFYIIWMECGLCEPSFHQWRYCYKMRPAKSCTGYAECACRSERERIVYGKKKAYYTWKNRWCFLYNDWEYDKGVTPERRVLTHFQTVGCNVSTVRTICYLLWSFLASNTLFHVVTRGTIQLFGQELSDIEKVLRVPKEDRHLSKLRPLFRRYGFQPLVSESQGRSSKLYPSCKLSSIPYFIWKVVFLILIFLMQWRR from the coding sequence atgtcagagcctggaagttctagtgatgagggctcttctagctttagctctaagtctgagtctgcaatgtcggagtcttcagggtctttgttagagtcctgtactagagaaacattggatgatcttcccaaccgtcgaactttagctattgctagttcttcctccatggcgttgggtgagggggttgtttttgatgccatacccatagttcgctctgagttcacagcagaccatctaaagaataacttgttaaataatgagaagcaggttgaggcgctaaggcagtcatgtaatatccctcgtagtgtagggatacgcttggtacatgatgaagaatggctttctgagcctccccagggtcatgttatgttttacacccagatattactgactttaggggtgagactacctttacatccgtggttgcaaaagatgttatctttgatcggatatgcacctgggcaactcaatcctggtttctgggatactttgattggattttatatcatttggatggagtgtgggttgtgtgagccttccttccatcagtggcgttactgttacaagatgcgcccagcaaaatcatgcactggttatgccgagtgtgcatgtcggagtgagagagagcgtattgtgtatggtaagaaaaaggcatactacacatggaaaaaccgttggtgctttctgtataatgattgggagtatgataagggtgtcacgcctgagcgacgtgtgcttactcacttccagactgtaggttgtaacgtatcaaccgttcgtactatttgctatttgttgtggtcttttcttgcttctaacactttgtttcatgtagtgacgcggggcaccatccaactgtttgggcaggagctatctgacatagagaaggtgttgagggtgcccaaagaggatagacacttaagcaagctacgacccttatttcgtcggtacggtttccaacccttagtttccgagagccagggacgatcgagtaagttgtatccttcatgtaaacttagctcaattccttactttatttggaaagttgtatttcttattttgattttccttatgcagtggagaaggtaa